One Triticum dicoccoides isolate Atlit2015 ecotype Zavitan chromosome 5B, WEW_v2.0, whole genome shotgun sequence genomic window carries:
- the LOC119305751 gene encoding uncharacterized protein LOC119305751, which translates to MSVEILDGRTVQSFVEDEGAFNDSVDGRFAALDADHDGLLSYPEMAREIMSLRVLEKHFGIDEAGAVGPDELAKLYRGLFARFDRDGNGAVDREEFRAEMKEVMLAVANGLGFMPVQMVVEEGSFLKVAVDRELARAA; encoded by the coding sequence ATGAGCGTGGAGATCCTGGACGGGAGGACGGTGCAGAGCTTCGTAGAGGACGAGGGCGCCTTCAACGACTCCGTCGACGGCCGCTTCGCTGCGCTCGACGCCGACCACGACGGCCTCCTCTCCTACCCCGAGATGGCCCGGGAGATCATGAGCCTCCGGGTCCTCGAGAAGCACTTCGGGATCGACGAGGCCGGTGCCGTTGGTCCCGACGAGCTCGCAAAGCTCTACCGCGGTCTGTTCGCGCGCTTTGACCGTGACGGCAACggcgcggtggaccgggaagagttcCGGGCGGAGATGAAGGAGGTCATGCTCGCCGTGGCCAACGGGCTCGGATTCATGCCAGTGCAGATGGTGGTCGAGGAGGGGAGCTTTCTCAAGGTGGCCGTGGACCGGGAGCTGGCCAGAGCTGCCTGA